The Isorropodon fossajaponicum endosymbiont JTNG4 genome segment TAAATCAAAAAAAGCAAGTACGGGCGTAGCGCCCACTAGATTGTGGCGTTTGGCAAAGATTTTTTCTAAGACGTCATTGCCGTTAAAATCAGTCAAATTCACGCTAGATTCTATGTCAACTTCAAAGTTTAAAAAATGTTGTTTAAAGTAGTCAATAACAGGCTTTTGGCCAAGTACGTTGCGTCGCATTTTTTGGCAAAATGGGCATTCTTCCATGTGAAAAAAAATAAAAATTCCATCTTTTTTAGCGTCAATGGCATCGTCTAAATTTTCAGAATAGTCATTAAAATGCTGATCAAAAAAAGTATGACCATCTGCTGCATATGTAGAATAAGAGCAAATAAATACTAGTAATAAATAAAGAATTTTTTTCATAAAACGCCCCAAGTTTTCAATCATTGTATCATTTAATCAAACAAAGCGTTAATGAATTGCTTGGGTTGAAAGACTTTAAGATCATCAATCCCTTCACCTATGCCAATATAACGAATAGGCAAATTAAGCTCACCAGCAATTGCAAATAAAACTCCGCCCTTGGCAGTGCCATCTAGTTTAGTGATGCTAATGCCGCTTAGAGTAACTGCTTTGTTAAATTCTTTAGCTTGATTGATAGCGTTTTGTCCTGACCCGCCGTCAATAATTAGCATGGTTTCATGCGGTGCATTTGCATTTTGTTTGGCAATGACGCGTTTAATTTTGGCCAGTTCTTGCATGAGGTTGTCTTGCGTGTGTAATCGTCCTGCCGTGTCAGCAATTAAGATGTCAATATTCTTAGCTTGTGCTGATTGGTAGGCATCAAAGATAACCGAAGCTGCATCAGCACCTGTTGTTTGTGCAATCACGGGTATTTGATTACGCTCGCCCCATACTTTAAGTTGTTCAACAGCTGCAGCGCGGAAGGTATCGCCTGCTGCTAACATAACCGACTTACCTTGATTTTGAAAAGATTTTGCTAACTTGCCAATCAAGGTGGTTTTACCAGCACCATTAACACCCACGACTAGAATAACAAAAGTTTCATTAATATTAGTATTAAGCTGGTTATCTTCAATCAGTAATTTGCCCAATTCATCTTTTAAGAATTGATATAAGCTTTCAGCATCTTTTAGGGTTTTCCTAGAGGCATTTTTACGTACAGATTCTAGTATTTTATCTGTGGTATTAATGCCAACATCAGCAGTGATTAATACCACCTCTAGTGCTTCTAATAAACCCTCATTAATTTCTTTTTTACCTAATAATAAAGAAGATAAGCCAGACCCTAACTTTTGTCTAGATTTATCTAAGCGTTGTCTTAATGAAGTCGGCTTGTCTGCATCTAAACCTTCTGATTTTGACTGATTTTTTTTTAAAAAATTAAACATAGCAATTCAAGTATAAAAAAATTAATTTTACTATTCTTTATTTTTTTCAAAGTGAAACTTTGCATATTTGACAACGTATAATAAAATCAGTGCTCTTGGCAATATAAATGATGAAAAAAAATGACTGACATACCACGTAACCGATGAGGCTCACTATCTTAATCGGCGTAACTTTATTAAACAAAGTGCACGCTTAGGTGTGGGCTTGGCCAAGTTCAGCAGAAGGGGTTGCAAGGTGGTGGCTTGTCTGACAAGATGATATCAACCAATTATGGCAAGGAACTGATGCTACATTCTTTCAAAGAAATTACCAATTATAATAATTTTTATGAATTTGGTACTGGCAAGCGCGATCCAGCAAAAAATGTCCATACTTTAAAACCCAAGCCTTGGCATATCAAAGTTTCTGGTGAATGCTTAAAGCAGGGTGATTACGATTTAGAGGATTTTATTGCGCCTTATCAACTGGAAGAGCGCATTTATCGCTTTAGTTGTGTAGAGGCTTGGTCGATGGCTATTCCTTGGGTGGGTGTGCCGTTAGCAAGTGTGCTTAAAACTTTTCAACTTACCTCAAAAGCAAAATATGTGGCGTTCAAAACTTTGTTTGATAAAACACAAATACCATGGTAAAAGCGACCTACTTTGGACCGGCTTTATATTGAAGGATTAACAATTGCTGAGGCAATGAACCCTTTGAGCTTATTAGCAGTGGGTTTATATGGCAAAACATTGCCCAACCAAAATGGTGCACCACTACGTTTAGTTGGGCCTTGGAAGTATGGTTTTAAAAATATTAAATCGATTGTTTCAATTCATTTTCAAGAAACCGTACCACTCAATACTTGGCAAGATCAAGCTTCTAGTGAATATGGATTTTATGCCAATGTTAATCCAGCCGTGGATCATCCACGTTGGTCACAAGCATGTGAACGCGTGATTGGCATAGGAAGTTTTTTCTCACCAGAAAAATACAAGACTGAATTGTTTAACGGCTATGGTAATGAAGTTGCGCATTTATACACAGGGCTTGATTTGGTTAAGAATTTTTAATTTATATATGGCTCTTTTTGGCAAAAGCCATTGTTGTTTGTACTACTCTTAACGCCTTTTTTTGTTATTGTTGTCTGATGTGCTTTTAGGTCATTTAATTGACCCTATTGAGGAGATTACCAATCCAACAGGGCAATGAGCACTAAGGTTTTTGCTATTTAGTTTGTTGATAACACCGTTAAATAAAATACTACCTTTTTCATTGATTAAATATCGTCGAATGATTGGTGTGTTTAGCTTTTTTTATGCTTGTTTGCATTTGAGTATTTACTTAATTGATCAAAATTTTGAGTTTCAATTAGTGCTTGCAGATGTGATGAAACGACCTTATACAACCATTGGTTTTAGTGCCTTTATTTTGTTGTTTTTATTGGCAATTACCTCAACTAATAAAATGGTGCGTCGTTTAGGCAAGCGTTGGAAAAAGTTACATAAATCTATTTATTTGATTATTATATTGGTTATTGTGCATTTTTATTGGCAGGCAAAATCGTCTATGGATATTGAACCGATGATTTATAGCTTGATTGCGTCGCCGCTACTTGGTTTTAGGATTAATTGGAAAAGATGGTTAAATTCATAGCGTATATTACCTTATTCATTCACCACTTGGCATTTTCTGAAGGATTGGGTAGCTCAAATGTGAGTATGGCAGTGCTTGATAATGGCTTTAAAATTATTATTAAAACTGACCGTCGTGCGCCTGTGTTTATCTCTCAACTTTGGTATAAAGTGGGTGCTAGTGATGAATCTCAACCCATAACAGGCATCTCGCACATGCTTGAGCATATGATGTTTAAGGGTTCACGCGTATATAAATCAGGTGAGTTCTCGCGTATTATTGCGCGTAATGGTGGCGATGAAAATGCGTTTACCTCGAAGGATTACACCGCTTATTATCAAAAAATGCATCAATCAAAATTAGAGCTTGCCATTAAGATGGAGGCGGATAGAATGCGTCATTTGAGTTTTTCTGATGCTGAGCTAACCAAGGAAAGACAAGTGGTGATTGAAGAACGCAGGTTGCGTGTGGAAGATAATCCTAGTGCAAGGGTGTATGAAAATTTACGACTAATTTCTTTTGATTCAAAAGGCGCTTATCATGCGCCCATTATTGGCTTTCAAGCAGATATAGAAAATTATCATTTGTCTGATTTGCGCCATTGGTATGAAACCTATTATGCACCTAATAATGCAACGCTGGTTGTGGTAGGTGATGTTAATCCAAAGCGTGTGATTGAATACGCAACCCGATATTTTGGTGAATATAAGGCGAATCCAAATATTGATAATCATAAAAATAGACCCTCTATTGCACTTAATAAACAATCACGAGTGCTCAAGCTTAAGGCTGAATTGCCATTTTACGCAATGAGTTTTCATGTACCAAGCTTGGTCACAACGAGCAGTGAAGACAAGGCATATCAACTAGAAATGTTGGCTTATATTTTAGACAATGTCTTATCAAAAGCATTAATTAGAAGTCAACAAATAGTGTCAGGCATTAGTGTGGGTTATCGATTGTATGATAAATTTGATACTTTGTTCACTATTAGTTTTGTTCCTGCACAAGGGATTAGTAATCAAAACATCCTTCAAATGATAAAAACTCAAGTAAAAGCGTTGATTGAAAAGCCACATTTAATTGGGACCGAATTAAGGCGTACCAAGGTACAACTGGAGGCTGATTTTATTTTTGAACAAGACCAAATCTCTACCCAGTCATACTACTTGGGCGTGCTCTCTAGTGTAGGATTGGGGGTTGATCAGTTGTTAAATTATGTAGATAGAATGAATCAAGTAAGCACTCAAGATGTGGCTAATGTTGCTAAGCAGTATTTAGATTTTGATACGCTTAATTATGTTGAGTTGATACCACAAGGCATTAAATGAAATTTCTAATTATTTTATTGTTATTGACAACTCAAGCACAAGCCAAGTTAAATATTATGCACTGGATAACGCCTGAAGGTGCTAAAGTGTTGTTTGCACAAACCCAAGACTTGCCCATGCTTGATATTGCCTTAAATTTTGATGCGGCTAGTTCTAGAGATGGTGCTAAATTTGGCTTGGCAACTTTAACTAATAGCTTGTTGGGTACGGCGAGTAAATATCATTCACAGGAGCAAATTATTGAACTGTTTGAATCGGTAGGTGCGCAATTCTCCACGCATTCTTTAAAAGATATGGCAATTGTTTCATTGCGTACGTTAACACGTCAAGATAATTTACAAGTAGCGTTAGATACATTAACTGAAGTTGTTACTCAACCAGTGTTTAAGCATAAATATTTAAACCGTGAAAAGAAACAAACCTTGCGTTCAATTAAAGCCATTAAACAATCGCCTGCTTCAATAGCATCACTTGCTTTTGATAAAGCGGTTTTTGCTGGACATCCTTACGGGCATACAAAAATTGGCACCAAAATATCGCTTGCTAATATTTCTACCCTTGATTTGGCTCAACACTACCAGACATATTATGTGGCCAAAAATTTGACCATTGCTTTGGTGGGTAATATTAGCAAAACTAAAGCCAAACAAATTGCTAGACAAATCTCCCATGGCTTAAACAGTGGCAAAAAAGCCCAAAGCAATCCACTTGTTAAAGGGCTTAAAAAATCACAAAATATTCATATTGAATTTCCATCTAAGCAAACACATTTGTTAATAGGACAAACGGGTATTAATCGGACACATCCTGATTATTATTCGTTATATTTAGGCAATCATATTTTGGGTGGTAGCGGACTAACCTCCATTCTAAGTGGTGAAATTCGTGAGCAAAAAGGTTTGGCCTATTCGGTGGTGAGTTATTTTACTAAGATGAGGTCAAATGGTTTTTTCTTAGTAAAATTGCAAACCAAAAACGACCAAGCCGACCAAGCCCAAAAAATTGCCATTAAAACACTGAAAAGCTTTTTAAATCATCCAGTTAGTAGTCAGCAACTGCAAGATGGCAAAGACAATATCATTGGCGGTTTTGCCCTAGAAACGGCGAGCAATGCAAGTATTTTAACGTACTTGTCAATCATTGGTTTTTACGACCTGTCTTTTGATTATTTAAGTCGTTTTACTGATAAAATAAAAAACATTAGTGCCAAAGATATTCAAATGGCGTTTAGTCGACTAATCGATATGGATAAGTTCATTATTTTAAGTGTTGGGCAAACTCAATAGAAAAAGCATTATGAACACAAGTGAATTACTTTTTTCTTATGGAACCTTGCAAAATACACCAGTGCAATTAGAAACATTTGGGCGTGTGTTAGAGGGTTATGCAGATCAATTATTGGACTATCAATTGCGTCGTGTAAAAATTGAAGATGCATCGGTTGTTGAATTAAGTGGTAAAACTTATCATCCAATTGCTGTTCCTAGTGTGGGCGATTGTGTTGATGGTGTGGTGTTTAAAATAACGCAAACAGAGCTGTTTACATCTGATCAATATGAAGTAGATGCCTATCAACGTATTAAAGGTAAGTTTCAATCTGGGCAAGATGCTTGGGTATATGTTAAGGCTTAGACATAATGAAAGGGCTTTTTAATACTGAAAATCAAAAGACAATAAGCCATTCTCAATGGTCAAACCGAGGTGTGTTTTTACTGGCTGCAATTGGCTCAGCTGTAGGATTGGGTAATATTTGGAAGTTCCCTTATATCGTAGGTGAAAATGGTGGCGGGGCGTTTGTGTTGTTTTGGTGGGTGTGCCTGTTTTAATTGCTGAGATAGCATTAGGAAAAAGTGCACAAAGTAACCCAGTGTCAGCATTTTCAAATTTGGCGGCGGACTTGCAAGGCAAATCGTTTTCTGGCGTTATTTAGCTATGCGGAGATTTATTTCTGGGTTTTTAATTTTATCGTTTTATTCAGTAGTTGCTGGTTGGTCACTAGAGTATTTAAGCGTGTTTATTCAAAATGATTTATTGGGTAGTGATGCCAAGGCAGTAGAACAATACTTTACGCAATTATTGACCAGTCCTAATACGTTACTATTGTGGCACAGTGTTTTTATGTTATTAACCGTTGCTATTGTTGCACGTGGCGTTCGCAAGGGGATTGAAAAAATCATCACCTGGTCAATGCCAATTTTGTTTGTTATTTTGGTACTATATGCCACTCAATTAGAAGGCTTTTCTAAGGCCTTTGATTATTTGTTTGTTGCTGATTTTTCTAAATTAACCACTGATAGAGTTTTGATTGCATTGGGGCATAGTTTCTTTACCTTATCTTTAGGTATGGGGGCGGATGATGGTATATGGCTCTTATTTGCAAAAAGACATACCTGTTGTTAAATTATCATTCATGATTGCCATTGTTGATACTTTGGTAGCACTGATGGCTGGATTGGCGATTTTCCCACTGATTTTTACTTATGGATTGGAAAGTGCTTCTAGCTAGCCCCTCTTTATTGTTTATTTCATTGCCCAATGCGTCGCTAAATTTGCCATTTGGACAGTTTTTTGGCATTGCTTTTTTCTTCTTATTGTTAATTGCTGCTTTGTCTTCTGCGATTTCAATCTTAGAGCCGGTGGCTTCTGTTGTTCAGCAAAAAACACGCCTGTCTAGATATTTTGTTACTTATTTGATTGGTAGTATTGTTTGGCTAATTGGTGTTGGTGCTTTATTGGCGTTCAATGATTGGTCTGATGCTTACCTGCTAGGGGAAAGAAATATTTTTGATAGTCTGGATTATGTAGCCACTAATATTTTATTACCATTGGGGGTTTTGGTATTAGTATATTTGCTGTATGGGTTGTTGCTAAACAGGCCAACACTAGGAAATTACTTGGTATTTCAGATTTAAAGTATCCAATATGGCGTATTAGTGCTGGCATTACTGTACCGATTGTTATTGGCATTATTGCTTGGCATGGCCTAGGTTAAAAGTAATTTTTGAAAACGGTACTACAAAAGAACTTTTTCAATATGTACTGATTTTATAAAATCTTTCTGCCAATGTTTGCCAAATTCTTGCTCAGCAATCAGTTCAACTGGATAAATAGGCTCAATATTGGTTGAGGCTTTATAGCGGGCGATAAACCTTGTCGACAGGCAAGGCAGGTGGTGAGCATTTTTATAGGTTTGTTTGACTCAATACCAACCAAGTCTTTTTTAATTCCAGTTTCTTTTTTAAATTTAACTTGCTTGGCAACGTCTGCTCGTGCGACGGCAAAAGTGCTTGCCTCGCCACAACAACGATCATTGCTAATAACGTTTTGATTAACTAATTCAGAGATGACTTTTTTAGAATCATTAGATTTGATTGGATCATGACAAGGCGTATGATAAAGGTATTGCTCATCTGTTGCGTTTAATTTAATATTGTGTTCTAGTAGGTATTCGTGAATATCCGTTAAGGTAGACTCTTTAAAAAATATCATTAAGTTCATAAGTGAGTAATTGGTCAATACAAGTACCACAAGAGGTTAAAACATGCTTAATATCTAAATAGTTAAGTGTATTTGCCATACGGTGAAATAAAATACGATTATCAGTAGAGATGGCTTTTTGCCTTTAGCCTCGTCCTGCGGATAGCCACAACACAGATAGCTTGATGGTAAAACCACTTTGATGCCTTGATGATAAAGCATGCAATGGTTGCCAGGCTAATTTGAGAGTAAAGACGCTCAGAGCCACAACCAGGAAAATAAAAAACACTGGGTGAGTCGGCGTTGGATTTTTCTGGACGTGAAAGAATAGGCACGGTGTTAGCATCATTAATATTGAGCAGTTCACGCATAGGTGCCAGCCCAGTGTCCATAGGTAACGGTTTGTCTAATAAAGTAATAAGTTCAACTTTAAAACTGGGTTTGCCCACGGTTTTATTAGGCTTTTTATGCAAAAAAGGTTGCGCCATTCTTGAGACAATATTTTGCACTTTATAGCTAAAATCAATCAATACTTTTTTGGTTAATTTAATCTGCCAAGGTTGGGTTATGTTGAGACAAGCCATTGAGGCTTTTGAGGCGATATTGGTGCGACGTTTTTTTTGCTTGATTAAGATAGACCTCATCTTAATAGAGACATCGCCAAAATCAATATTCACTGGACAAGGGCTTGAACATTTATGGCAAATGGTGCAATGATCAGCGATATCGTCAAATTCATCAAAATGGTTAACAGAGATGCCACGCCTGGTTTTCTCTTTGTATAAAAAAGCTTCAGAGATAAGATTGGTGCCAATAATTTTATCGCGTGGTGAGTATAAAAGATTGGCCTCTGGCACGTGCGTGGTGCAAACATCTTTGCACTTGCCACAACGCAGGCATGATTTAACCATGTTATTAATTTCACCAATTTCACTATTTTCAAGGATTAATGCTTCTTATTCAACAAGGCGTAATGACGGGGTAAAGGCATTATTCAACCCACTACCTGGCATTAATTTTCCTTTGTTGAAGTGATTATTTGGGTCAATTTTTGCCTTATATTGGGTAAATGCTTGCTTGAATTCGTCGGATAAATATTGGTATTTAGTCAAGCCAATACCGTGTTCACCAGAGACAACCCCACCAAGACTTGAGGCCAAATGCATAATCTCATCCACCACAGATTCAGCTTTATGTAGCATTTTTGTATTGTGAGAATGTACTGGAACGTTGGTATGTACATTGCCATCGCCAGCGTGCATATGTGCGGCAACAAATAAACGCACTTCACGATATTTCTGATGAATTACTCTGGCTTGGTTGCGAATATCAATAAAGACATCACCCATGAGCAAATCATCAAGCGGGTGAGCGAATTCATTAATGTAGGAAATCACAACCTGTGCTGCTTGTATCTGTTTTAAGACTTTTTGCTCATTAAGACGATTAAGTAAATCTAGCCATTGATTGCTGATTTGATTCAACAGTATTAAGGAAGAAGTAATTTTGTCTTTAATAAGGTTGCTTTCCGGTTTGAGACTTTCAAAGCAGGCTTTAATTTCAGCCAAAGTATCAATTTTATTGCCAATAGACAAACGGATATTAATATGCTCAATACCGTCGTTATAGTCTGCCAATTTGTCCAGTGGAATAACCACATCTTCATTGATTTTAAAAGCGTTAGTGTGGGCGGCAATGGCAGCAGTATTGGAGCGGTCTTTCCAAAATATTTTTCTTTTGTTGAATGGTTTAGCAATAAAGCATTCACCATCACGGGTTTTTACTTTTTCTATTTGAGTGTCAAGTGAGTGCTGATTATTAGCACTAATATCGATTAGCAATATCATTTTTTCGGCAACTGAGACTTATTGGCTTTTGTGCGGTATAATGCATGGCTTTAATATAGCGCGCACCTAGGTGTTCCATGCCAATAAGATCAACATCAGTATTGCTACCAACACTATTTTTAATATCAATAATGGTTAATACTGCTGCTTTTAAATCATGACCAAAGAATTCTAAGCATAGCGTGTTAATATGCTCTAAAGGTTGATGAAAGATAAATTCAGCAGAAGTAATAAACCCATCGCAACCTTCTTTTTGAATGCCCAGCAGTCCATCTAAAAATTTGTTGGTAACATCTTTACCCAACCCACTTTTACGCATATGATTAGTATCGATGGTCAAGGTTTTGGTTTTGATGATGGTTTGTGCATCATCTTTAAGTGTGTGTATTTCAAAACTTACTTTATCAAGCAGTTGGATTTTGTCTTGATTGTGATTCAGGCGTTTTACTTGCAACCATGAGCTATCTGGCATGACCATTTTCCAAGACAACAAGTTGTCAATTGTTGTACCCCATCTTAGGGCTTTTTCCCTCCTGCATTCATAGCAATATTACCACCAATCGTGCAAGCATCTTGAGAAGTTGGATCAACTGCAAATACTAAGCTGTGCTGACTGGCTTAATTCACTAACGCGCTTGGTAACCACGCCTGCACCAACATTGACGCTATGTATATCGTTAGCGGTGTTTATATTATCGATAAAGCTGAGTTTTTCAGTATTAATAACAGCAGCTTGTGTATTTAGTGGAATGACACCACCACGAGGAATGATGGTTAAGCCTAGGTGGGTGCAGGTTTTAACAATGTTTAATATTTCTTGTTCGGTATCTGGCGTGATGACCACGCTGGGATATTCCACCCGCCAATCGGTCGCATCAGTTGAATGCGAGGCGCGCGATAAAGCATCAAAACGAATGTTATTATTATGTGTCACCTTAAGCAGAGCTTTTTTAATGCGCTGCTTGTTGTTTTTAAAATCGCTCAAACAATGCTTGAAATGACTCACTGCAATATCTGCCTGATTAAGAAACTTGATGACTTGTACGTTATTATCAGCTCGTGCTTTGATTGATTCTAGGCGTGAATATAGCGTTTGTATGAGCGTTCGCCAACGACGCTTGTTTTTAATTAAATCTTCCTGTAAATAAGGGTTTCGATTAACCACCCACATATCGCCAAGCACTTCAAATAGCATTCTAGCACTTCGACCTGTATTGCGATTTTGGCGCAGTTGGGGTTGAGTAAATCCCAAGCATCAGCGCCTAAAAAACGACATACAATTTCTTTGTCAGAAAAAGAGGTGTAGTTGTAGGGAATCTCGCGATATTGTTTCAATTGAAAATTAATTGAAAGTAGATTTATTTTACTATAATGGGTGCTTTGAATGCTGTATGTTTAACCCAAAGGGGCTTTAAAAAAGTGGAGATTGTATGTTGTGGATAAAAGCTTTTCATATTATTAGTGTGATTACTTGGCTTGCAGCGCTATTTTATTTGCCGCGTCTTTTTGTTTATCACTCAATGAGTAAAGACAAACCTAGTATTGAACGTTTTAAAGTGATGGAGCGTAAGCTTTATAAAGGCATTATGATGCCGAGCTTTATCCTAGCTAGTGCGCTAGGATTATGGATGACTATTGAAAGTTGGGCATATTATTCAACTCAATATTGGCTGCATGTTAAATTATTATTGGTAGTATTGTTGATTGCACACCATTTTTATTGTGGCTATTTAGTGGGTGTTTTTAAGGCTGATAAAAACACCCACTCTCATATATTTTATCGTTGGTTTAATGAGTTTCCTGTGCTGATATTGGTGAGTGTTGTTATCCTAGTTGTGGTTAGGCCGTTTTAGTTATTTTTGCGTTAACTTTAAGTAACTTTCAGCCAATGCTTCGTAGATTGGTGGCGTGGATA includes the following:
- a CDS encoding thioredoxin family protein is translated as MKKILYLLLVFICSYSTYAADGHTFFDQHFNDYSENLDDAIDAKKDGIFIFFHMEECPFCQKMRRNVLGQKPVIDYFKQHFLNFEVDIESSVNLTDFNGNDVLEKIFAKRHNLVGATPVLAFFDLNGKRMVRRTGFANEKDFLLLAKYFVEKAYKNERFIRHKRKYR
- the ftsY gene encoding signal recognition particle-docking protein FtsY produces the protein MFNFLKKNQSKSEGLDADKPTSLRQRLDKSRQKLGSGLSSLLLGKKEINEGLLEALEVVLITADVGINTTDKILESVRKNASRKTLKDAESLYQFLKDELGKLLIEDNQLNTNINETFVILVVGVNGAGKTTLIGKLAKSFQNQGKSVMLAAGDTFRAAAVEQLKVWGERNQIPVIAQTTGADAASVIFDAYQSAQAKNIDILIADTAGRLHTQDNLMQELAKIKRVIAKQNANAPHETMLIIDGGSGQNAINQAKEFNKAVTLSGISITKLDGTAKGGVLFAIAGELNLPIRYIGIGEGIDDLKVFQPKQFINALFD
- a CDS encoding sulfite oxidase heme-binding subunit YedZ produces the protein MIKYRRMIGVFSFFYACLHLSIYLIDQNFEFQLVLADVMKRPYTTIGFSAFILLFLLAITSTNKMVRRLGKRWKKLHKSIYLIIILVIVHFYWQAKSSMDIEPMIYSLIASPLLGFRINWKRWLNS
- a CDS encoding M16 family metallopeptidase, with protein sequence MVKFIAYITLFIHHLAFSEGLGSSNVSMAVLDNGFKIIIKTDRRAPVFISQLWYKVGASDESQPITGISHMLEHMMFKGSRVYKSGEFSRIIARNGGDENAFTSKDYTAYYQKMHQSKLELAIKMEADRMRHLSFSDAELTKERQVVIEERRLRVEDNPSARVYENLRLISFDSKGAYHAPIIGFQADIENYHLSDLRHWYETYYAPNNATLVVVGDVNPKRVIEYATRYFGEYKANPNIDNHKNRPSIALNKQSRVLKLKAELPFYAMSFHVPSLVTTSSEDKAYQLEMLAYILDNVLSKALIRSQQIVSGISVGYRLYDKFDTLFTISFVPAQGISNQNILQMIKTQVKALIEKPHLIGTELRRTKVQLEADFIFEQDQISTQSYYLGVLSSVGLGVDQLLNYVDRMNQVSTQDVANVAKQYLDFDTLNYVELIPQGIK
- a CDS encoding M16 family metallopeptidase; translated protein: MKFLIILLLLTTQAQAKLNIMHWITPEGAKVLFAQTQDLPMLDIALNFDAASSRDGAKFGLATLTNSLLGTASKYHSQEQIIELFESVGAQFSTHSLKDMAIVSLRTLTRQDNLQVALDTLTEVVTQPVFKHKYLNREKKQTLRSIKAIKQSPASIASLAFDKAVFAGHPYGHTKIGTKISLANISTLDLAQHYQTYYVAKNLTIALVGNISKTKAKQIARQISHGLNSGKKAQSNPLVKGLKKSQNIHIEFPSKQTHLLIGQTGINRTHPDYYSLYLGNHILGGSGLTSILSGEIREQKGLAYSVVSYFTKMRSNGFFLVKLQTKNDQADQAQKIAIKTLKSFLNHPVSSQQLQDGKDNIIGGFALETASNASILTYLSIIGFYDLSFDYLSRFTDKIKNISAKDIQMAFSRLIDMDKFIILSVGQTQ
- a CDS encoding gamma-glutamylcyclotransferase family protein, with amino-acid sequence MNTSELLFSYGTLQNTPVQLETFGRVLEGYADQLLDYQLRRVKIEDASVVELSGKTYHPIAVPSVGDCVDGVVFKITQTELFTSDQYEVDAYQRIKGKFQSGQDAWVYVKA
- a CDS encoding CopD family protein, which encodes MLWIKAFHIISVITWLAALFYLPRLFVYHSMSKDKPSIERFKVMERKLYKGIMMPSFILASALGLWMTIESWAYYSTQYWLHVKLLLVVLLIAHHFYCGYLVGVFKADKNTHSHIFYRWFNEFPVLILVSVVILVVVRPF